In Paenibacillus guangzhouensis, a single window of DNA contains:
- a CDS encoding LLM class flavin-dependent oxidoreductase: MAITISVLDQSPIYPGDTAEEALARTVQLAQKSEQLGFRRFWVSEHHDSEQLAGSSPEVLISYLLARTEKIRIGSGGIMLQHYSPYKVAENFNVLASLAPGRVDLGVGRAPGGLPRSTQALQRGAADPASLTDKIVELDQYVHHRLPAEHPLFGLKASPSPEAPPELYVLGASVGSAEIAAELGLPYVFSLFINGDESIALEAIRSYRERFDRKRGTEPQVIIALAVAVADTEEEAESLVGPQKLVKIHLASGKTLTLGTREQAEEFGRQSNEAYTIEEHEPLITKGTKATVRAKFEALHQASGVDEFVVTSNIAPFEKRLRSFELLSEALSSTVAEV, from the coding sequence ATGGCCATTACAATCAGTGTTCTTGATCAAAGCCCAATCTATCCCGGGGATACGGCCGAAGAGGCGCTCGCGCGCACGGTTCAGCTGGCGCAGAAGTCCGAACAGCTCGGATTCCGGCGCTTCTGGGTATCCGAACATCACGATTCGGAGCAGCTCGCCGGTTCTTCGCCGGAGGTCCTCATATCATATTTGCTGGCGCGCACGGAGAAGATTCGCATTGGATCTGGCGGCATCATGCTGCAGCATTACAGTCCTTATAAAGTAGCGGAGAACTTTAACGTGCTCGCTTCCCTCGCGCCGGGCCGCGTCGATTTAGGCGTTGGGCGTGCGCCCGGCGGATTACCGCGCAGCACGCAGGCACTGCAGCGTGGCGCGGCGGATCCGGCTTCGCTCACTGACAAAATCGTGGAGCTGGATCAATATGTGCATCACCGCCTGCCGGCGGAGCATCCGTTGTTCGGATTGAAGGCATCACCTTCGCCGGAAGCACCGCCTGAGCTGTACGTGCTCGGTGCCAGCGTAGGCAGCGCGGAGATCGCGGCAGAGCTCGGCTTGCCTTACGTCTTCTCCTTGTTCATCAACGGGGATGAGAGCATTGCGTTGGAGGCGATTCGCAGCTACCGCGAACGATTCGATCGCAAACGTGGGACGGAGCCGCAGGTGATTATCGCGCTGGCCGTCGCCGTCGCTGACACGGAGGAAGAAGCAGAGAGCTTGGTCGGCCCGCAGAAGCTGGTGAAGATTCATCTCGCCAGCGGCAAGACGCTAACGCTCGGAACGCGCGAGCAGGCAGAAGAGTTCGGCCGGCAATCGAATGAAGCCTATACGATCGAAGAGCATGAGCCGCTTATCACGAAAGGAACGAAGGCGACGGTCCGTGCGAAATTCGAAGCGCTCCATCAGGCGTCCGGCGTAGACGAATTTGTCGTGACGAGCAACATCGCGCCATTCGAGAAGCGCCTCCGTTCCTTCGAGCTGTTGAGCGAGGCACTGAGTAGTACTGTAGCGGAAGTCTAG
- a CDS encoding amino acid ABC transporter ATP-binding protein, translating to MIELKNITKSFGRHQVLNKIDLTVQKGEVVVILGPSGSGKTTLLRCVNYLEKPNDGEIVIGDYHLNVKHASKKDIYQLRQKSAMVFQQYNLFKHKTALENVMEGLLIVKKLSKEEAKTRSIALLEKVGLGGKLDAYPSQLSGGQQQRVGIARALALEPEVILFDEPTSALDPELVGEVLAVIRKIAKEGITMIVVTHEMGFARDVANHVVFMDGGVIVEEGTPAELFNNPQEERTKQFLKRITPELNYSI from the coding sequence ATGATCGAACTCAAAAATATAACGAAATCATTCGGACGCCACCAGGTGCTGAACAAGATTGATTTGACCGTGCAGAAAGGGGAGGTCGTCGTTATTCTAGGACCGAGCGGTTCCGGCAAAACGACACTGCTGCGCTGCGTGAACTACCTAGAGAAGCCGAATGACGGCGAGATCGTCATCGGCGATTACCATCTAAACGTCAAGCATGCGAGCAAAAAAGATATCTACCAGTTGCGGCAGAAATCCGCGATGGTGTTCCAGCAATACAATTTGTTCAAGCATAAGACGGCGCTCGAGAACGTCATGGAAGGACTTTTGATCGTGAAGAAGCTATCGAAGGAAGAAGCGAAGACACGGAGCATCGCGCTGCTCGAGAAGGTCGGGCTAGGAGGCAAATTGGATGCCTATCCAAGCCAGCTCTCCGGCGGACAGCAGCAGCGGGTGGGGATCGCCCGGGCGCTGGCGCTCGAGCCGGAGGTTATTCTCTTCGACGAACCGACGTCGGCGCTCGATCCGGAATTGGTTGGCGAAGTGCTCGCAGTGATTCGGAAGATTGCCAAAGAAGGGATCACGATGATCGTGGTCACGCATGAAATGGGCTTTGCCAGGGATGTGGCGAATCACGTGGTGTTCATGGACGGTGGCGTCATCGTCGAAGAGGGGACGCCGGCAGAGCTATTCAATAACCCGCAGGAAGAACGCACAAAGCAGTTCTTGAAGCGCATTACCCCAGAGCTTAACTATAGCATTTAG
- a CDS encoding amino acid ABC transporter permease codes for MKLDISFIGTAFIQLLSAIPTTLVITFVSVTAGFIIGLIVALLRIFKVPVLGQIASGYVTFIRGTPMLTHLLLIYFGLPVLLDALSEQFGWGFKSSSIPMIGFAFISFSITAGAYMSEVIRSGLLAVNRGQLEAAYSVGMTTPQALRRVVFPQALAVSLPNLSNSVIGMLHGSTLVFTVSVVDINAKAQIVASTNWKFFEAYLAAAVIFWGLTLIIERITAVIEKRINLYNRGGVA; via the coding sequence ATGAAACTTGATATATCGTTCATCGGGACGGCATTCATCCAGTTGTTGTCTGCCATTCCGACAACCTTGGTGATCACGTTCGTCTCGGTTACTGCAGGCTTTATCATCGGACTCATCGTGGCGCTATTGCGCATATTTAAAGTACCCGTCCTCGGGCAGATCGCATCGGGCTACGTCACCTTTATCCGTGGAACGCCGATGCTGACGCATCTTCTATTAATCTATTTCGGCTTGCCGGTGCTGCTGGACGCCTTGTCCGAACAGTTCGGCTGGGGCTTCAAGTCCTCTTCAATTCCGATGATCGGCTTCGCGTTCATCTCGTTCTCGATTACGGCCGGCGCCTACATGTCCGAGGTCATTCGCTCCGGCTTGCTGGCGGTGAACCGTGGTCAGCTGGAGGCCGCCTATTCCGTCGGGATGACGACGCCGCAGGCGCTGCGCCGCGTTGTCTTCCCGCAAGCCTTGGCGGTGAGCCTGCCGAACTTGTCCAACTCGGTGATCGGCATGCTACACGGATCGACGCTCGTGTTCACCGTATCGGTCGTGGACATTAATGCGAAGGCGCAGATCGTGGCGTCGACCAACTGGAAGTTTTTCGAGGCTTATCTGGCAGCCGCTGTCATCTTCTGGGGGCTCACGCTGATCATCGAGCGGATTACCGCTGTGATCGAGAAGCGAATCAATCTATACAATCGAGGTGGGGTAGCATGA
- a CDS encoding amino acid ABC transporter permease, which yields MGAPFDITYVLSYLPKLLSTLGMTLLIVGGSLLVGIVVGFLIALPRLYRIPVLNTLARVYVSFFRGTPILIQLFLFYYGLPEILKLAHLDISKAPVLMFVIITYGLHTGAFMSETIRASVTAVDRGQVEAAYAVGMTGYQAFTRIVLPQAMAIAVPVFSNLVIALLKDTSLAFTLGVMEMTGKAQTLGSLTQHFIEAYISLALIYLVVSLTLEKLLLLAERRLLQHEQTDGPERRSRFRLERKGSYRSMVASVDSGKGGADL from the coding sequence ATGGGAGCCCCGTTTGATATCACGTATGTATTAAGCTACTTGCCGAAGCTGCTGTCGACGCTCGGCATGACGCTGCTGATTGTGGGAGGTTCGCTTCTCGTGGGGATTGTCGTGGGATTTCTCATCGCCCTTCCCCGGCTGTATCGGATTCCGGTGTTGAACACGCTGGCGAGAGTGTATGTCTCTTTTTTCCGAGGAACGCCGATCTTGATTCAACTGTTCTTGTTCTACTATGGGCTGCCTGAAATCCTGAAGTTGGCGCATCTCGATATCTCCAAAGCGCCGGTACTCATGTTCGTCATTATTACGTATGGTCTGCATACCGGCGCTTTCATGTCGGAGACGATACGGGCTTCGGTGACGGCGGTCGATCGCGGGCAGGTCGAAGCGGCTTATGCGGTAGGGATGACGGGCTATCAAGCATTTACCCGGATCGTGCTGCCGCAGGCAATGGCGATTGCGGTCCCGGTGTTCTCGAACCTCGTCATTGCGCTGCTGAAGGATACGTCGCTCGCCTTCACGCTCGGTGTCATGGAAATGACGGGCAAGGCGCAGACGCTCGGCTCGCTCACGCAGCATTTCATCGAAGCTTACATCTCGCTCGCTTTGATCTACCTCGTCGTGAGCCTGACGCTCGAGAAGCTCCTGCTCTTAGCGGAGCGCCGTCTCTTGCAGCATGAACAGACAGACGGGCCGGAGCGTCGCAGTCGATTTCGTCTTGAACGCAAAGGCTCGTACCGAAGCATGGTCGCGAGCGTAGATTCCGGCAAAGGAGGAGCGGACTTATGA
- a CDS encoding transporter substrate-binding domain-containing protein, protein MRKSWLFVATLLLTGVIAGCGTGAKSADQDKEGTVNATAGVKKIVVGTGTNFPKICFIDENGKLTGFDVELVREIDKRLPQYEFELQTQEFANLLLSLETKKIDFVAHEMEKNPEREQKYLFNKEPYAHWRNKIIVAKDNNSIQSLDDLKGKKVLTGATSAEAQILENYNKANNNAINIVYQSGAARDAVNQITTGRVEATIGADFSLPLIDPQGKLKATGDDLSEADILFVFRKDDPESQKLADDIDGAIKELKSDGTLGELSKTWLGSDFTADKK, encoded by the coding sequence ATGCGTAAATCATGGCTATTCGTTGCAACGTTACTGCTCACGGGGGTGATCGCAGGCTGCGGCACAGGCGCGAAGTCAGCGGATCAAGACAAAGAGGGAACCGTCAATGCCACGGCGGGGGTCAAGAAGATCGTTGTCGGCACAGGGACGAATTTTCCGAAAATTTGCTTCATCGACGAGAATGGGAAGCTGACGGGCTTCGACGTGGAATTGGTTCGTGAAATCGATAAGCGTCTTCCGCAATACGAATTTGAGCTGCAAACCCAGGAATTCGCGAATCTCCTACTCAGCCTAGAGACGAAGAAAATCGATTTTGTTGCGCATGAGATGGAGAAGAATCCGGAACGCGAGCAGAAGTACCTGTTCAATAAAGAGCCATATGCCCATTGGAGAAATAAAATCATCGTCGCGAAGGACAACAATTCGATTCAATCGCTGGATGATTTGAAGGGCAAAAAGGTGCTGACCGGCGCTACCAGTGCTGAAGCACAGATCTTAGAAAATTATAACAAGGCGAATAACAATGCCATTAATATCGTCTATCAGAGCGGAGCGGCAAGGGATGCCGTGAACCAGATTACGACAGGGCGCGTGGAAGCGACAATCGGCGCGGACTTCTCACTGCCGCTCATCGATCCGCAAGGCAAGTTGAAGGCAACGGGCGACGATCTTTCGGAAGCCGATATCCTCTTCGTCTTCCGCAAGGATGATCCGGAATCGCAGAAGCTGGCGGATGACATCGATGGAGCCATCAAAGAACTGAAGTCGGACGGTACGCTAGGCGAGCTCAGCAAAACATGGCTCGGATCGGATTTTACAGCTGATAAGAAATAA
- a CDS encoding LysR family transcriptional regulator: MNIENIEAFVYINHYGSFNKVADVLFLSQPTVTARIQSLERELDCRLFDRFGKQIHLTEKGKQFLPFAQQIVQTYQKGKHHLHAKSATPNELRIGCTVSVSNYLMPHLLMRLQQQYTDMRFKITTATTDELAAKLTSKELDLAIVRKLVNPAFQSYAFFEDPIRLYVYQDHPLAAVGRADIREIRHEKLIFFECGSLDWLRIHRVFESLEQPPNIAFQVDNSETAKKLVLRRAGICFLPGLCVQEEVGAGLLVPIEITETAGIALQTNLITLHDAHTGFAEALLEWGADVLH; the protein is encoded by the coding sequence TTGAATATTGAGAACATCGAAGCCTTTGTCTATATCAACCACTATGGGAGCTTCAATAAGGTGGCGGATGTGTTGTTCCTGTCCCAACCGACCGTAACGGCACGAATTCAGTCGCTGGAGCGGGAGCTCGACTGCCGATTATTCGATCGCTTTGGAAAGCAAATCCATCTCACGGAGAAGGGCAAGCAGTTTCTCCCTTTCGCCCAGCAAATCGTTCAGACTTACCAGAAGGGCAAACATCACCTGCACGCCAAAAGCGCAACGCCGAACGAGCTGCGGATCGGGTGCACCGTGTCGGTGTCGAATTATTTGATGCCCCATCTATTGATGCGGCTCCAACAGCAATATACCGATATGCGCTTCAAAATAACGACCGCGACCACGGATGAACTGGCCGCGAAGCTGACTTCCAAAGAGCTGGATCTTGCCATCGTACGCAAGTTAGTGAACCCCGCTTTTCAGTCGTATGCGTTCTTCGAGGATCCGATCCGGCTCTATGTCTATCAGGATCATCCTTTGGCTGCCGTGGGCAGAGCGGACATTCGGGAGATACGCCATGAGAAGCTAATCTTCTTCGAATGCGGTTCGCTCGATTGGCTGCGGATCCATCGGGTATTCGAGAGTCTGGAGCAGCCGCCGAACATCGCGTTCCAGGTCGATAATTCGGAGACCGCGAAGAAGCTTGTGCTGCGCCGTGCGGGCATCTGCTTCCTGCCGGGGCTGTGTGTGCAAGAGGAGGTCGGAGCGGGGCTGCTCGTCCCGATCGAGATTACGGAAACGGCCGGAATCGCGCTGCAGACTAACCTGATCACGCTGCATGATGCCCATACCGGATTTGCGGAAGCGCTGCTAGAATGGGGCGCGGATGTGTTGCATTAA
- a CDS encoding GNAT family N-acetyltransferase, translated as MSAPQDIHIRDAEEFEQEAIAQVMIEAYQQYAQDLPQPRWEEYRNSIRNSVYGHAPHARIVAALDGEIIGSVQMFLSSEAAYGKPELGIQSPIIRLLAVSPSYRGRGIATLLIQEAARRSVLLGYSTLHLHTSDMMASAVQLYERLGFERAYEADTRNGETLVKSYWLDLRKSSLLERVV; from the coding sequence ATGTCGGCACCACAAGACATTCATATCCGTGATGCAGAGGAATTCGAACAGGAAGCGATCGCGCAAGTCATGATCGAAGCCTATCAGCAATATGCGCAAGATTTGCCACAGCCGCGTTGGGAAGAATACCGGAATTCCATTCGGAACTCCGTCTACGGCCATGCGCCACATGCCCGAATTGTCGCAGCATTGGATGGGGAGATTATCGGCAGCGTTCAAATGTTCCTCTCCTCCGAAGCCGCGTACGGCAAACCCGAACTGGGCATCCAATCGCCTATCATTCGACTGCTGGCCGTATCGCCTAGCTATCGCGGACGCGGCATCGCTACCCTGCTCATTCAAGAAGCCGCTCGCCGATCGGTGCTGCTGGGTTACTCCACGCTCCATCTGCATACGTCGGACATGATGGCCTCCGCTGTGCAGCTGTACGAACGCCTGGGCTTTGAGCGCGCGTATGAAGCGGATACCCGGAACGGCGAGACGCTCGTGAAGAGCTATTGGCTGGATCTGCGCAAGTCATCCTTGCTGGAACGCGTGGTGTAG
- a CDS encoding DUF1697 domain-containing protein: protein MTVFVGFLRGINVGGKNKIKMAELKKMLESTGLAQVQTYLQTGNILFQSDQSAEALREQIEQAIHEQFGMSLTVVLRTAEQMKKVLAVCPYEVEKLTEGQTIQISVLTEAPDQKMADILSKDISERDEFQLQGCEIYFLFRQSVLDSKLAANLQKLGGRVTTRNWNTMQKLSELASAML, encoded by the coding sequence ATGACAGTCTTTGTAGGCTTCCTACGCGGCATTAATGTCGGCGGCAAAAATAAGATCAAGATGGCGGAGCTCAAAAAGATGCTAGAATCGACGGGGCTGGCGCAGGTCCAAACGTACTTGCAGACCGGAAACATTCTGTTCCAATCGGATCAATCGGCAGAGGCCCTGCGTGAGCAAATCGAGCAGGCAATCCACGAGCAGTTCGGTATGTCCCTGACCGTTGTACTCCGTACAGCAGAGCAAATGAAGAAGGTCTTGGCAGTATGCCCTTATGAGGTGGAGAAGCTGACGGAGGGACAGACGATTCAGATCTCGGTATTAACGGAGGCACCGGATCAGAAGATGGCGGACATTTTATCGAAGGATATCTCTGAACGCGATGAATTTCAGCTGCAAGGCTGCGAGATTTATTTCTTATTCCGCCAGAGCGTGCTGGATTCCAAGCTCGCTGCGAATCTGCAGAAGCTTGGCGGTCGTGTGACTACGCGCAATTGGAACACGATGCAGAAGCTGTCGGAGCTAGCGAGTGCTATGCTATAA
- a CDS encoding cysteine peptidase family C39 domain-containing protein, whose protein sequence is MGNIQAEPIESKRKYGHRYIDALHQILAGQGWMTCPKSMLAGMTAASFRFTVDRRLTAESTSAYNWMAEHFVSADLLGLTTSQDAGFCFTSTFPIYRKQALRDIRRSLDRGMPCILWHDQFVVATGYDDTSEILFLSDGQTAGDIPLPFDQFGRGQSPYWYYQILEDRIALDEIEVYRESLVQAIFKWETHDLMLPEADYACGKAAHDAVIHAFRIGDYDPIGASEVLAYYADSKRDILEYVTALERYWPELHAATTSYRTVAQLWDEAVRFIATTESNEDHSVRIVMTELFQDANVSEGKAVQSLKHLMRETIHNRFDDIGLR, encoded by the coding sequence ATGGGGAACATTCAGGCAGAACCGATAGAGAGCAAGCGGAAGTATGGACATCGATACATTGATGCATTGCATCAGATCCTTGCGGGTCAAGGGTGGATGACATGCCCGAAGTCCATGCTCGCCGGCATGACTGCAGCCTCGTTCCGCTTCACCGTCGATCGGCGGCTCACTGCTGAGTCGACCTCCGCTTATAACTGGATGGCGGAACATTTCGTCTCTGCAGATTTGCTCGGGTTGACGACGTCGCAGGATGCGGGGTTTTGTTTCACGTCGACGTTCCCGATCTATCGGAAACAAGCCTTGCGGGACATTCGGCGATCGCTGGATCGCGGCATGCCCTGCATCCTGTGGCATGATCAATTCGTCGTCGCGACGGGCTATGACGATACGAGCGAGATTCTCTTCCTCTCCGATGGGCAGACGGCGGGTGATATTCCGCTACCGTTTGACCAATTCGGCAGAGGGCAGAGCCCCTATTGGTATTACCAGATTCTCGAGGATCGCATTGCGCTTGACGAAATCGAGGTGTATCGGGAATCGTTGGTGCAAGCGATTTTCAAATGGGAGACGCATGACTTGATGCTCCCTGAAGCGGACTATGCATGTGGGAAGGCAGCTCATGATGCCGTGATCCATGCGTTTCGCATAGGGGACTATGATCCTATAGGTGCTAGTGAAGTGCTTGCTTATTATGCGGATTCGAAGAGAGACATTCTCGAGTATGTTACTGCTCTGGAACGGTATTGGCCTGAGCTTCATGCGGCAACGACATCGTATCGTACCGTGGCTCAGTTGTGGGATGAGGCGGTTCGGTTTATCGCAACCACTGAATCAAACGAAGATCACTCGGTAAGGATTGTCATGACCGAGCTTTTCCAAGACGCCAACGTGTCAGAAGGGAAAGCAGTTCAATCGCTTAAGCATCTCATGCGAGAGACGATTCACAATCGGTTTGATGATATCGGGTTGCGGTAG